The Streptomyces sp. DG1A-41 genomic sequence ACTGGACGAGCGGATCACCGGAGCCCTGGTCGGAGCCGCCGTCGGCGACGCCCTCGGCGGCCCCGTGGAGGGCTACTCGCCCGAGCAGATCCTGGAACGCCACGGCGGCCGCGTCCACGGCATCGTCGGCCCCTGGCACGGCGAGGCCTGGCGCACCGCCCGTCCCCTCGCCCCGTACCACAAGGGCGACGGCCACGTCACCGACGACACCTTGATGACCCACGCCCTGATCCGGGTCTACGCACGGGTCCGCGACCACCTCGACGCCTACGCGGTCGCCGACCACCTGGTCCCCGACCTCATGACCGAGCCGCGCTGGATCCCGGAACTGGAGACCGAGGCGCTCCCGCTGCACCGCATCTTCCTGGCGGAGAAATGGCTGGTGACGAGGATCCACTACGGCCATGCCGACCCACGCGAGGCCGGCACCGGCAACATCGTCAACTGCGGTGCGGCGATGTACATGCCCCCGGTCGGCCTGGTCAACGCCGCCAACCCGCGGGCGGCCTACGCCGAGGCCCTCGACATCGCCGGCGCGCACCAGTCGTCGTACGGCCGCGAGGCGGCGGGCGTCCTGGCCGCGGCGGTCGCGGCGGCGTGCACCCCGGGAGCCACCCCGGACTCGGTCGTCTCGGCCTGCCTGTCCCTGGCGAAGGACGGCACGCGCACCGCCATCGAGCGGGTCTGCGAGAAGGCCTCCCGCCACACGGACTTCGAGTCGGCGCTGGGCCCCCTGCGCGAGGCGGTCGCCCCCTACGACACGGTGGGCCCCGACTACCGCGCCCCTTCCCTCGGCGCCCGTCGCCCCTCCCGCCTCCACGCGATCGAGGAACTCCCCGTAGCCCTGGGCATGTTGCTCGTGGCCCGGGGCGACTACCGCCACGCGGTCCTCGGCGCCGTCAACTACGGACGCGACTGCGACTCCATCGCCACGATGGCCGGCGCCCTGGCCGGCGCCCTCGGCTCTCCGATCCCCCAGGACTGGGCCAAGACGGTCGCGGAGGCCAGCCGCCTGGACCTCTGGGAACCGGCCACGACCCTCACGGCCGTGACCCGCGAGATCTTCACCCGAGACACCTCCCGCCGCCGCACCCACGAACACGCCTTCGCATCCCTCGGAGGCCCGGAATGCTCCGCCTGACCTGGGTCCAGCCGGAAGACCTCCTCGGCCACGAACTCCGCCAGGCGACCCAGGACGGCCGCGAACCAAAAGCAATCGCAGCCCGCTGGCGCTCGGCGGGCGGCCCAGAGGCCCCCGCCACCGCAGGCGCATCCCCCACCCCGGCGTCCCGCTACCTCCGCCAACTGGCAGAAGACCTCCTGGACGAACTGGCGGACCTGCCCAGCGCCTTGGCGGACGACGAGCCAACGGACCTGGAGAAGATCAGGTCGCTATGCCCCGAATGGCCACCTAGCCGCGGGCAGTCGTGCCACTGGGGCGGCACCCGTCCCGAAGAGGGCGGCACCCCGCCGGCGCGGGCGAGCGCCCCAACCTCGACCCCGGCCACACCCGAGCAGCACTTGGAATCCGCCTGGCTAGGCCGAGCCGTCGGCTGCCTCCTAGGCAAACCAGTGGAAAAACTCCCCCTGGAAGCCATCCGCCAACTGGCCAAGTCCACCGGCAACTGGCCCCTCACCACCTACTTCACAGCCCGCGGCGTCCCCGAAGAACTCCTCGCCGCACACCCCTGGAACCGCCGCTCGGAAAAAACCTCCCTCGCCGAAAACATCGACGGCATGCCCGAGGACGACGACCTCAGCTACCCCCTCCTCAACCTCATCCTCCTCCAACGCCACGGCAAATCCTTCACCCCCACGGACGTGGCCCGCACCTGGCTCGACGAACTCCCCGCCGGCCGCACCTTCACCGCCGAACGCATCGCCTACCGCAACCTCCTCACCGGCCTGGAACCCCCGCGCACCGCCCGCCACCGTAACCCCTTCCGCGAATGGATCGGCGCCCTGATCCGCGCCGACGTCCACGGCTGGACCAACCCCGGCGACCCGGCCGCCGCCGCGGAACAGGCCCACCGCGACGCCACCCTCACCCACACCGCCAACGGCGTCTACGCGGCGATGTTCACGGCGGCCACCATCGCGAAGGCCGCGACAGGCGGACACGACGTCCACGACTGCCTGCGCACCGGCCTCACCGTCGTCCCGCCAGGCTCCCGCCTCGCCCGAGCCGTCCACCACGCCATCCAACTGGCCCAGGAACACGACGACTTCGACACGATCGTCGACGCACTGCACGCCACCCACGCCGGCACCCACCACTGGGTGCACGCCGTCCCCAACACCGCCCTCATCGCCGCCGCCCTCACTCACGCCGACGGCGACTTCTCCGCCTCGATCTGCCGCGCCGTGAGCGGCGGCTGGGACACCGACTCCAACGGCGCGACCGCCGGCAGCATCGCGGGCCTGCTGACCGGCGACCCCGCGGCCCTGCCCGGCCACTGGACGGCCCCCCTGAAGAACCGCCTGTCCACCTCCATCGGCGACTTCAACGGCATCGGCTTCGACACCCTCGCCCACCTCACACACCGGGAGACCCACCGCTCATGACCGCGCCCCTCACCGGCCTCCGCGTCCTGGACCTCGCCACCCTCTTCGCCGGGCCGCTCGCCGCCACCCTGCTCGGCGACTTCGGCGCGGAGGTCGTCAAGGTCGAGCACCCGGCGAAACCGGACCCGTCCCGCGGCCACGGCCCGTCGAAGGACGGCGTGGGCCTGTGGTGGAAGATGCTCGGCCGCAACAAGCGCACCATCACCCTCGACCTGTCGAAGCCCGGCGGCCGCACCACCCTCCTGCGCCTCGCCACCGGCGCCGACGTGATCATCGAGAACTTCCGCCCCGGCACCCTGGAGAAGTGGGACCTGGGCTGGCCGGAGCTGTCGGCCGTCAACCCCCGCCTGGTCCTGGCCCGCGTCACCGGCTTCGGCCAGTTCGGCCCCTACGCGCACCGCCCCGGCTTCGGCACCCTCGCCGAGGCGATGAGCGGCTTCGCCGCGATCACCGGCGAACCGGACGCGCCCCCGACGCTCCCGCCGTTCGGCCTGGCCGACTCCATCACGGGCCTGACGACGGCGTACGCCGTGCTGACGGCGCTCGCCGCCCGGGACAGGACCGGCGAGGGCCAGGTCGTCGACATGGCTCTGATCGAACCGATCCTGGCCGCGCTCGGCCCCCAGCCCCTCTGGTACGACCAGCTCGGCCACGTCCAGCCCCGCACCGGCAACCGCTCCCCCAACAACGCCCCGCGCGGCGTCTACCGCACCGCGGACGGCACCTGGGTCGCCGTCTCGACGTCGGCCCAGTCGGTCGCGGAACGCGTGATGCGTCTGGTGGGCCGCCCGGAACTGATCGACGAGCCGTGGTTCGCCACGGGCGCCGACCGCGCCCGCCACGCCGACGTCCTGGACGAGGCGGTCGGCTCCTGGATCGCCGCACGCACCCGCACGGACGTTCTGTCGGCCTTCGAGAAGGCCGAGGCGGCCGTTGCCCCCGTCCAGGACATCCGGGACGTGATGGCGGACCCGCAGTACCAGGCCCTGAACACCATCACCACCGTCGACGACCCGGAACTGGGCCCCCTGCGCATGCAGAACGTCCTCTTCCGGCTCTCCGCCACGCCCGGCGCGATCCGCTGGGCCGGCCGCCCCCACGGCGCGGACACCGACGAGGTCCTCACCGAACTGGGCCTGTCCCCGGCCGACCTCACGGCGCTGCGCGCGGAGGGCGCCCTGTGACTGCGGCGTTCCCGCTCACCTGGCTCTACGCCCCGGGCGACCGCCCCCACGTGGTGGCCAAGGCCCTCACCTCCGGCGCCGACATCGTCGTCGTCGACCTGGAGGACGCGGTCGCCCCCGACCGGAAGGCGTACGCCCGTGCCGCCACCGCCGAGCTGCTCGCCGAGCTGCCGCCGGTGCCGGTCCACGTCCGCGTCAACGCCCTGGACAGCCCCTGGGCCGGACTGGACCTCGCCGCCGTGGCCCCGGCTCCCGGCCTCTGCGCCCTGCGGCTCCCCAAGATCACCTCGCCCGCCGAGGTCGTCCGGATCGCCCAGCACGCCGTGCCCACCGGGCTGCCCCTGTACGCCCTCCTGGAGACGGCCCTCGGCGTGGAACAGGCGTACGCCGTCGCCACGGCCCACCCGTCCCTGCGGGGCATCGCGCTCGGGGAGGCGGATCTACGGGCCGACCTGGGCGTATGTGAGGACGCGGGGCTCGACTGGTCCCGCTCCCGGGTGATCGTGGCCGCCCGGGCCGCGGGTCTGCCGCCGCCGGCGCAGTCGGTCCACCCGGACGTCCGCGACGTGGAGGGGCTGGCCGCCTCCTGTGCCCATGGCCGCGCCCTGGGCTTTCTGGGCCGGGCCGCGATCCACCCCCGCCAGCTCCCGGTCATCGAGCGGGCCTTCCTCCCCACGGAGGAGGAGATCGAGCAAGCGGAGACGATCGTCAAGGCTGCTGCTGCGGAGCAGGGCGGCCAGGCCCTCCTGGACGGCCGCTTCATCGACACGGCCGTGGCGACGGCGGCCCAGCGCACCCTGTTCCTGGCACGCCGCCGCTGACACCGCCCATCCCGGAAAACGCCGAGGGCGCCCGGCGATCTTCGGGCGCCCTCGGTCGCATACGGCAGACGATCAGGTCTTCTTCGCCGATCCGGCCTCGTCACCGGCCTCGCTCTCGGCCCCGTCCTCGCCGGACTCCGCCTCGTCCTCGGCCGCGGAGTCCCCGCCGGTCTCACCATCGGAGGTCTCCGCACCCGGTTCCACCACGGCCTCCCGGCCCGGCCGCTTCTTCGCCGAGATCACGAGGTACGTGACCGCGAGCAGGAAGACGAGCATCGCGGTCCACACGTTCAGCCGGAGGCCCAGGATGTGGTGGGCGTCGTCGACACGCATGTACTCGATCCACGCCCGGCCCGTGCAGTACGCGGCGACGTACAGCGCGAACGCCCGGCCGTGTCCCAGCCCGAAGCGCCGGTCCGCCCAGATGACCAGGACCGCGACGCCGATGCACCACAGCGACTCGTACAGGAACGTCGGGTGGTACGTGCCCGGCACCCGCCCGTCCGCGGAGGACGTGATCTCCAGGGCCCACGGCAGGTCGGTGGGCTTGCCGTAGAGCTCCTGGTTGAACCAGTTGCCCCAGCGGCCGATCGCCTGCGCGAGGGCGATACCGGGGGCGATGGCGTCGGCGTACGCGGGCAGCGGGATGCCCCGGCGCCGGCAGCCGATCCACGCGCCCACCGCGCCGAGTGCGATCGCGCCCCAGATGCCGAGGCCGCCCTCCCAGATCTTGAAGGCGTCCACCCAGTCACGGCCCTCGCTGAAGTACAGCTCGTAGTCCGTGATCACGTGGTAGAGCCTGCTGCTGACGAGGCCGAAGGGCACGGCCCAGACAGCGATGTCGGCCACCGTGCCGGCCCGCCCGCCCCGGGCGATCCAGCGCTTGTTGCCGAGCCAGACGGCAACGAAGACGCCGATGATGATGCAGAACGCGTAGCCGCGCAGCGGAATGGGGCCGAGATACAGCACCCCGCGTGACGGGCTGGGAATGAAGGCAAGTTCCATGGCAAGGTCGACGCTACCGTGCCGGACCGGGGCCGCGGCGGGCAGCCCGGCTACGGGTCCATAACAGGGAGGTGAGAAAAGCCCTTACCCCTTGTTCTGCTCCTGCACCATCTGCTTGAGCTTCGCCGGGGTCATCGTCCGGTCCTGGTAGATGTTCTTGCCGTCGAACAGCACGGTCGGCGTGCCCGAGAAGCCGCCCTTGTCGAAGGCCTGGTGGGACTTGGCGACCCACGCGTTGTGCGTGCCGTCCTCGACGCACTTGCGGAAGGCGGGGGTGTCCAGGCCGTCGACCTTGCCGGCCAGCTCGATCAGCTTGTCGGTCCTGGCATAGGCGTCGTCGGCCTCCGGGGGCTGGTTGTCGAAGAGCACGTCGTGGTACGCGGGGAACTTCCCGGCGTCCTGAGCGCAGGCCGCGGCGTTGGCGGCGTTGCGGGAGCCGCTGCCGCGCATGTTGCCGTCGATGAGGGTGACCAGGTGGTACTCCACCTTCAACTGGCCCGCGTTCGTCAGCTCGTGGATCACCGGCCGGTACGCCGTCTCGAAGGACTTGCAGGCCGGGCAGCGGAAGTCCTCCCACACCGTGAGCGTGGACTTGGCGCTGTCCTTGCCGACCGGGATGGCCAGGCCGTCCTTGCCCTGTGCTCCCGAGGGCGCCACGACCGGGCCGGTCGCCTCGCTGTCGTCGTCCTTCCCGGCGTTGGCGGCGACGACGCCGATCACCGCCGCGAGTCCCAGGACGGCCACAACGGCCCCGCCCACGATCATTGCGCGCCGGCGCTTCTCCGAGGCCTTCTGCTTCTCGCGCTCCTCCGCCAGCCGCTCACGGGCGGTGCGCTTTCCCTCACGGTTCTTCTCGCTCACACCCCGGAAACGAACCGGGAGGCGCAATGCGCCTCCCCGGCCCCAGGTCCACCCGTACGGGGGACCTGTATGGCATCCGGCTTTCTCGCCTGGCTTCTTACGCCTGTCCGCGCACGCCCTTCGCCAGACCGGCCGCCAGGGTGCGGACGGCCTCGACACCGGCCGCGTCGTCCGGGGCGTCCAGCATGGCCTTGACGAAGGCCGAGCCGACGATCACGCCGTCGGCGAAGCCGGCGACCTCGGCGGCCTGGGTGGCGTTGGAGACGCCGAGACCGACGCAGACCGGCAGGTCCGTACCGGTGGCCCGGGTGCGTTGCACCAGGTCCTCGGCCTGCGAGCTGACCGACTCACGCGTGCCGGTGACGCCCATGAGGGAGGCGGCGTAGACGAAGCCGCTGCCCGCCGCGGTGATCTGTGCGAGCCGCTCGTCCTTGCTGCTGGGCGCGACGACGAAGACGGTGGCGAGGCCGTGCTTCTCGGCGTGCTCCCTCCACAGCCCCGACTCCTGCACGGGCAGGTCGGGCAGGATGCACCCGGCGCCGCCCGCCTCGGCGAGCTCGGCGGTGAACCGCTCGACGCCGTAGCGGTCGATGGGGTTCCAGTACGTCATGACGAGGACCGGCTTGCCGGTCGCCGCGTGGGCCTCGCGGACCGTGCGCATCACGTCGGCGATCTTCACGCCGCCGCGCAGGGCGATGTCGTCGGCGGTCTGGATGACGGGCCCGTCGAGGACGGGGTCGCTGTGCGGCAGACCGACCTCGACGACGTCGGCGCCGCCGTCCAGAACGGCCTTGATCGCCTCGATGCCACCGTCCACGGTCGGGAACCCGGCCGGGAGGTAGGCGATGAGGGCGGACCGGCCCTCGGACTTCGCCGCGGCGAGGGTGTCGCTCAACAGCTGGCCCCTCTGACTGTTCAAAGCAGCGCCGCTCACTTGGCGTCCCCCTCGATCTCGGCGGTGTCGGTGTCCGCGTCGGCGGCGACCTCGGCGTCGGTGTCGTAGAGGCCGAAGTAGCGGGCGGCGGTGTCCATGTCCTTGTCGCCGCGGCCGGACAGGTTGACGACGATCAGCCCGTCCTTGCCCAGTTCCTTGCCGACCTCCAGGGCGCCGGCCAGCGCGTGGGCGCTCTCGATGGCCGGGATGATGCCCTCGGTGCGGGACAGCAGGCGCAGGGCCTGCATGGCCGCGTCGTCCGTGACCGCCCGGTACTCGCCGCGGCCGGTGTCCTTGAGGTAGGAGTGCTCGGGGCCGATGCCCGGGTAGTCCAGACCGGCCGAGATCGAGTACGGCTCGGTGATCTGGCCCTCGTCGTCCTGGAGGACGTAACTGCGGGAGCCGTGCAGGATGCCGGGCTCGCCGGCGGTCAGGGTCGCCGCGTGCTCGCCGGTGTCGACGCCGTGGCCGGGCTCGCAGCCGATGAGGCGGACGGACTCGTCCGGGATGAAGGCGTGGAAGAGGCCGATGGCGTTGGAGCCGCCGCCGACGCAGGCGACGGCGGCGTCGGGGAGCCGGCCCGCGCGCTCCAGGAGCTGGCGGCGGGTCTCCACGCCGATGACCCGGTGGAAGTCGCGGACCATGGCCGGGAAGGGGTGGGGACCGGCGACCGTGCCGAAGAGGTAGTGCGTGTGGTCGACGTTGGCGACCCAGTCGCGGAACGCCTCGTTGATCGCGTCCTTCAGCGTGCGGCTGCCGGACTTCACGGCGATGACCTCGGCGCCGAGCATGCGCATCCGGGCGACGTTGAGGGCCTGGCGCTGGGTGTCGATCTCGCCCATGTAGATGGTGCAGTCGAGGCCGAAGAGCGCGCAGGCCGTGGCCGTGGCGACGCCGTGCTGGCCGGCCTCGTCTCGGCGATGACGCGGGTCTTGCCCATGCGCTTGGTGAGCAGGGCCTGGCCGAGGACGTTGTTGATCTTGTGGGAGCCGGTGTGGTTGAGGTCCTCGCGCTTGAGGAAGACGCGGCAGCCTCCGGCGTGCTGGGCGAAGCGGGGCACCTCCGTGAGCGCCGACGGGCGGCCGGTGTAGTTGACCAGGAGGTCGTCGAGTTCCCTGGCGAACTCCGGGTCGTGCTTGGCCTTGTCGTACTCGACGGCCACCTCGTCGACGGCGGCGACGAGGGCCTCCGGGATGAACTTGCCGCCGAATGCCCCGAAGTAGCCTTCGGGGTTGGGGGTTTGACCCTCGGGGTCGGGGATGAAGAACTGGCTGGGCATGCGGAAACCTTCACGGTGAGTGTGTGTGGAATGCACTAATCGCCGTGGGGGCAGGGTTTGGCTGCTGGCTGCGGGCCGTATTCGGCTGGTCGCGCCCACGCGGCGGAGCCGCATATTCAGAACTGCCCCGCGCCCCTAAAGGGCGCGCTGCCATCGCATGCCGTTGACCTGGCCCGGCTCGTCACCGATGACGTAGCGAACCCGGCGGCCGTGTACGCGGCGCGCGGGGGCTCGGCAGCCGCGGGGGCGGCAGCCGCGCGCGAGGCGGGCGTACCGGTCCACGGTCGTCATGGTGAGAGTCATCGGGGCAAAGCTTAGCGGGAGATCAGCCCCGGCCGTGCCGGAGTGCGGGATGTTCGCCTGCCGCCACCAGGTCGGAGACCGCCGTCTTGGGGTCCTTGCCGGTGACGAGGGACTCGCCCACCAGGACCGCGTCGGCGCCGGCGTTGGCGTAGGCGATGAGGTCGTGCGGGCCGCGGACGCCGGACTCGGCGATCTTGATGATGTGCTCGGGGATCTCCGGTGCCACGCGCTCGAAGGTGCCGCGGTCCACCTCGAGAGTCTTGAGGTTGCGCGCGTTGACGCCGATCACGCGGGCGCCTGCGTCGACCGCGCGCTCGACCTCGTCCTCGTCGTGCACCTCGACGAGCGGCGTGAGCCCGATGGACTCGGCGCGCTCGACGAGGGACTCCAGGGCGGGCTGGTCGAGAGCGGCGACGATCAGCAGGGCGACGTCGGCGCCGTAGGCGCGGGCCTCCCACAGCTGGTACGACGTGACGATGAAGTCCTTGCGCAGGACCGGGATGTCCACGCGGGCGCGGACCGCCTCCAGGTCGGCGAGCGAGCCGCCGAAGCGGCGCTGTTCGGTGAGGACGGAGATGACGGCCGCGCCGCCCGCCTCGTAGTCCGCGGCGAGGCCGGCGGGGTCGGCGATCGCGGCCAGCGCGCCCTTGGAAGGGCTGGAGCGCTTGACCTCGCAGATGACCTTGACGCCGTCGCCGCGCAGTGCGGCCGCGCCGTCCTTGGCAGCGGGAGCCTTCGCCGCGCGCTCCTTGAGCTCGTCGAGGCTGACGCGCGCCTGCCGCTCCGCGAGGTCGGCACGGACTCCGTCGATGATCTCGTCGAGCACACTCACGCGAGCGGCCCCCTTCCAGACGGTTGACATTTCCAGCGAACAGCGGAAACAGATGGTCACTGCGATGGTATCCGGAGGAGGGCGCAGGCCTCGCATCCGGTTGACGGCGGTCCCACTACCTGGACATCCGCGAGTTGATCAAGGGTGGAGCCAGCCACCGAAGGGCAGGTTCCGGACAACCGTGAAGACCAGCAGCAACGCGCCGAGGCTCCACACCAGCCCCGGACGGGGGTCGACCCGCATCGGACGATTGCGCACCGCGTGGACCACCCATACGGTCCACAGCACGGCGAAGGCCAGATAGCCGAGGACGGCGAGCGCGTTGGCGTGCAGTGCCGCCGGGAAGTCCCCGTGGACGAAGGCGTGCGCGCTGCGCAGTCCGCCGCAGCCGGGGCAGTAGAGGCCCGTGTAGTGCAGCAGCGGGCAGACGGGATAGTGGCCGGGTTCGTTGGGGTCGACCGCGCCCACGTAGGCGAAGGCGGCGGCGACGGCCGCGAGCACCCCGGCGGGGACGGCCAGGCGGCCCGGGACGCTAGGCGTCACCCTTCGGCTGTCGGCGTTCACGGTAGGCATTGTGCCCCGCACGCGCGTGAGAGGCGGCCCCGGCACCCGAGTGCCGGCCGCCCCTCTCGCGACAACGCGGTGCGCGCCGGGGATCAGCCCTCGGCGCGCGCCGGCTCTCGGTCGCCCGTCATCCGGTGCGGCCGATGCAGTTCCTTGGGCTGGCCGAGGCCCATCATCCGCATGATGCCGCCGACGACGCCGCCGAGCAGCACGACGACCATGCCGGCCCAGAAGCCCAGCGGCTGGTCCATCACCATGAACGCGCCCGCGACGCAGAAACCGATGAAGGCGATCGTGACACCGGTCCAGGCGGCCGGGGTGTGACCGTGGCTGCTGCCCGCCATTGCTTGCTCCTCGTTGCTGTGTGCGTGTCTGAGCAGGACGCTCGGGCCCATTGTCCCGCACGCGCGCGTGGACGGTGAGCGGGGGTACGCCTGGAGCAAGCCCCGCTCCCTCGTGTGGCTCAGGCTCCGGTCGGGTCCTCGCCCCGGTCCAGCGCCTTCCACAGCTCCTCGGGCCGGTCGGGGTCGACGACGGGGGCCTTGCGGCGCGGCTGGGGTGTGCCATCGCGCTCGTAGCGGCCGGACATCGCGGGCCACAGGCGGCCGTAGCGCAGGGCGAGCAGTCCGGCCAGGAGGAGCAGGACACCGCCGACGGCCGCGACGTACGGCCAAGCGGTGTGGCTGAGGGTGTCCACGGAGGCGGAGGTGTCGCCGGAGGCCTGGGCGGCCTGCTCGTCGAGCGCGGAGGCGTCGGAGGCGCCGAGCAGGGCGGCGGCGACGATGCCCGCGCCGGCGAGCGCCAGCAGCGCGGCCACGACGAGGCGGCCCGCCCGGCGGACGGCGAAGACGGCGACGAGCGCGGCGAGGCCCACTATGGCGAGCGCCGCGGGGACGCCCGTGACGTCGCTGCCCTTGGCGGTCAGGGGGAAGGCGCCGCCGGCCACCGTCGCGGTGCCCTCCGCCCAGCGCTGCCGGGTGGCGAGCAGCGCCACGGCCGCGCCGAGCGCGCCGCACAGCAGCGCGACGGCGAGGCTCAGGCGGCCGGCCCGGGCGGATTCGGAGGCTTCGGAACGGAAGGCAGGTGCGGCAGTCACGTACCCCACTATCGCCCGAACCCCGGGCGAACCGTCAGCCGGGGTTCATCTCAGGCCTTTCCCAGCCGGTTCGCCGTGTGTACGGCCCTGAGGACCGCCGCCGCCTTGTTGCGGCACTCCGTGTCCTCGGCGACCGGGTCCGAGTCGGCGACGATGCCCGCGCCCGCCTGGACGTAGGCGGTGCCGTCCCGCAGGAGGGCCGTGCGGATGGCGATGGCGGTGTCCGAGTCGCCCGCGAAGTCGAGGTAGCCGACGCAGCCGCCGTACAGGCCGCGCCGGGACGGTTCGAGTTCGTCGATGATCTGCATGGCGCGGGGCTTCGGGGCGCCGGAGAGGGTGCCGGCCGGGAAGCAGGCGGTGAGGACGTCGAAGGCCGTGCGGCCCGGGGCGACGCGGCCCGTCACCGTCGAGACGATGTGCATGACGTGCGAGTACCGCTCGACGGACATGAAGTCGACGACCTCGACCGAGCCGGGCTCGCAGACCCGCCCCAGGTCGTTGCGGCCCAGGTCGACGAGCATGAGGTGCTCGGCGCGCTCCTTGGGGTCGGCGAGCAGCTCGTCGGCGAGGGCCTGGTCCTCCTGCGGGGTGGCGCCGCGCCAGCGGGTGCCGGCGATGGGGTGGACCATGGCGCGTCCGTCCTCGACCTTGACCAGGGCCTCGGGGGACGAGCCGACGACGTCGAACCCGTCGAAGCGGAACAGGTACATGTACGGGGACGGGTTGGTGGCCCTCAGGACCCGGTAGACGTCCAGCGCGCTCGCCGTGCACGGCGTCTCGAAGCGCTGGGAGGGAACCACCTGGAAGGCCTCGCCGGCCCGGATGCGCTCCTTGATGTCCTCGACGGCCTCCTGGAAGTCGGAGCCGCCCCAGAGCGCGGAGTACTCGGGGAGCTCGGAGGGCGGGAGCGCGGCGGGTGGCTGGGCGACCGCGCGCGAGAGGTCCTGCTCCATGGCGTCCAGACGATCCACGGCATCGGCGTATGCCTCGTCGACGCCCGTGTCGAGGTCGTTGTGGTTGATCGCGTTGGCGATCAGCAGGACCGAGCCCTCCCAGTGGTCCATGACGGCCAGGTCGCTGGTGAGGAGCATGGTCAGCTCGGGGAGCTTCAGGTCGTCGCGCTCGCCGGGGCCGATCTTCTCCAGGCGGCGGACGATGTCGTAGCCGAGGTAGCCGACCATGCCGCCGGTGAAGGGCGGCATGCCGTCCTGGTGGGGGGTGTGCAGCGCCTGTATGGTGGCGCGCAGTGCGGCGAGGGGGTCGCCGCCTGTGGGGACACCGACGGGCGGGGCGCCGAGCCAGTGGGCCTGCCCGTCGCGCTCGGTCAGTGTCGCCGCCGACCGCACGCCCACGAACGAGTAGCGGGACCACGAGCGGCCGTTCTCCGCGGACTCCAGCAGGAAGGTGCCGGGGCGCGCGGCGGCGAGCTTGCGGTAGAGCGCGACCGGGGTGTCACCGTCGGCGAGGAGTTTGCGGGTGACCGGGATGACCCGCCGGTCGGTGGCGAGCTTGCGGAACGTCTCGAGGTCCATGGCGGCTGACCTTACTGATCCGTCGTGGAGTCGTCGCAGCCGCCGTCCTTGAGCAGCACGTCGGTGTCGAAGCACGTGCGCGCGCCGGTGTGGCAGGCGGCGCCGACCTGGTCGACCTTGACCAGGACCGTGTCGGCGTCGCAGTCGAGGGCGACGGACTTCACCCACTGGAAGTGGCCGGAGGTGTCGCCCTTGACCCAGTACTCCTGGCGGCTCCGGGACCAGTACGTGCACCGGCCGGTGGTCAGGGTGCGGTGCAGCGCCTCGTCGTCCATCCAGCCGAGCATCAGCACCTCTCCGGTGTCGTACTGCTGGGCGATGGCGGGCAGGAGACCGTCGGCGCTGCGCTTGAGGCGGGCGGCGAGCTCCGGGTCGAGACGGCTGGGCCGGGAGGACGTGCTGGTCATGTGGACCATTGTGCCGCGCGCCACCGACAGGCCAGGTGGAGTGTCCAC encodes the following:
- a CDS encoding ADP-ribosylglycohydrolase family protein, whose protein sequence is MKPKPHQNATLDERITGALVGAAVGDALGGPVEGYSPEQILERHGGRVHGIVGPWHGEAWRTARPLAPYHKGDGHVTDDTLMTHALIRVYARVRDHLDAYAVADHLVPDLMTEPRWIPELETEALPLHRIFLAEKWLVTRIHYGHADPREAGTGNIVNCGAAMYMPPVGLVNAANPRAAYAEALDIAGAHQSSYGREAAGVLAAAVAAACTPGATPDSVVSACLSLAKDGTRTAIERVCEKASRHTDFESALGPLREAVAPYDTVGPDYRAPSLGARRPSRLHAIEELPVALGMLLVARGDYRHAVLGAVNYGRDCDSIATMAGALAGALGSPIPQDWAKTVAEASRLDLWEPATTLTAVTREIFTRDTSRRRTHEHAFASLGGPECSA
- a CDS encoding ADP-ribosylglycohydrolase family protein — translated: MLRLTWVQPEDLLGHELRQATQDGREPKAIAARWRSAGGPEAPATAGASPTPASRYLRQLAEDLLDELADLPSALADDEPTDLEKIRSLCPEWPPSRGQSCHWGGTRPEEGGTPPARASAPTSTPATPEQHLESAWLGRAVGCLLGKPVEKLPLEAIRQLAKSTGNWPLTTYFTARGVPEELLAAHPWNRRSEKTSLAENIDGMPEDDDLSYPLLNLILLQRHGKSFTPTDVARTWLDELPAGRTFTAERIAYRNLLTGLEPPRTARHRNPFREWIGALIRADVHGWTNPGDPAAAAEQAHRDATLTHTANGVYAAMFTAATIAKAATGGHDVHDCLRTGLTVVPPGSRLARAVHHAIQLAQEHDDFDTIVDALHATHAGTHHWVHAVPNTALIAAALTHADGDFSASICRAVSGGWDTDSNGATAGSIAGLLTGDPAALPGHWTAPLKNRLSTSIGDFNGIGFDTLAHLTHRETHRS
- a CDS encoding CoA transferase, producing the protein MTAPLTGLRVLDLATLFAGPLAATLLGDFGAEVVKVEHPAKPDPSRGHGPSKDGVGLWWKMLGRNKRTITLDLSKPGGRTTLLRLATGADVIIENFRPGTLEKWDLGWPELSAVNPRLVLARVTGFGQFGPYAHRPGFGTLAEAMSGFAAITGEPDAPPTLPPFGLADSITGLTTAYAVLTALAARDRTGEGQVVDMALIEPILAALGPQPLWYDQLGHVQPRTGNRSPNNAPRGVYRTADGTWVAVSTSAQSVAERVMRLVGRPELIDEPWFATGADRARHADVLDEAVGSWIAARTRTDVLSAFEKAEAAVAPVQDIRDVMADPQYQALNTITTVDDPELGPLRMQNVLFRLSATPGAIRWAGRPHGADTDEVLTELGLSPADLTALRAEGAL
- a CDS encoding CoA ester lyase; amino-acid sequence: MTAAFPLTWLYAPGDRPHVVAKALTSGADIVVVDLEDAVAPDRKAYARAATAELLAELPPVPVHVRVNALDSPWAGLDLAAVAPAPGLCALRLPKITSPAEVVRIAQHAVPTGLPLYALLETALGVEQAYAVATAHPSLRGIALGEADLRADLGVCEDAGLDWSRSRVIVAARAAGLPPPAQSVHPDVRDVEGLAASCAHGRALGFLGRAAIHPRQLPVIERAFLPTEEEIEQAETIVKAAAAEQGGQALLDGRFIDTAVATAAQRTLFLARRR
- the lgt gene encoding prolipoprotein diacylglyceryl transferase, which gives rise to MELAFIPSPSRGVLYLGPIPLRGYAFCIIIGVFVAVWLGNKRWIARGGRAGTVADIAVWAVPFGLVSSRLYHVITDYELYFSEGRDWVDAFKIWEGGLGIWGAIALGAVGAWIGCRRRGIPLPAYADAIAPGIALAQAIGRWGNWFNQELYGKPTDLPWALEITSSADGRVPGTYHPTFLYESLWCIGVAVLVIWADRRFGLGHGRAFALYVAAYCTGRAWIEYMRVDDAHHILGLRLNVWTAMLVFLLAVTYLVISAKKRPGREAVVEPGAETSDGETGGDSAAEDEAESGEDGAESEAGDEAGSAKKT
- a CDS encoding thioredoxin domain-containing protein, with the protein product MSEKNREGKRTARERLAEEREKQKASEKRRRAMIVGGAVVAVLGLAAVIGVVAANAGKDDDSEATGPVVAPSGAQGKDGLAIPVGKDSAKSTLTVWEDFRCPACKSFETAYRPVIHELTNAGQLKVEYHLVTLIDGNMRGSGSRNAANAAACAQDAGKFPAYHDVLFDNQPPEADDAYARTDKLIELAGKVDGLDTPAFRKCVEDGTHNAWVAKSHQAFDKGGFSGTPTVLFDGKNIYQDRTMTPAKLKQMVQEQNKG